Proteins from a genomic interval of Nasonia vitripennis strain AsymCx chromosome 3, Nvit_psr_1.1, whole genome shotgun sequence:
- the LOC100118135 gene encoding adrenodoxin-like protein 1, mitochondrial, translating to MTSALKPFMLLRNYLPRCGTSKICSSKVCNKQIHTTFSLLHGEYEFQDPKSEDEVVNVTYIDKNGKKIPVRGKVGDNVLYLAHRYNIEMEGACEASLACTTCHVYIHYDYLDKLPEAEEKEEDLLDLAPFLKENSRLGCQIILTKELEGMELQLPQITRNFYVDGHTPTPH from the exons ATGACATCGGCATTGAAGCCTTTCATGCTGCTCAGAAACTATTTGCCGAGATGCGGAACCTCGAAAATATGTTCTTCGAAAGTTTGCAATAAGCAGATCCACACTACCTTTT CTCTCCTTCATGGGGAATATGAATTTCAAGATCCAAAGTCTGAAGACGAAGT TGTTAATGTCACTTACATTGACAAGAATGGCAAAAAAATACCAGTAAGAGGCAAAGTTGGAGACAATGTATTGTACTTGGCACACAGATATAACATTGAAATGGAAGGAGCTTGTGAGGCATCGTTAGCCTGTACCACCTGCCATGTCTATATTCACTATGATTATCTGGATAAGCTGCCAGAAGCTgaggagaaagaagaagatcTATTAGACTTGGCAccatttttaaaagaaaactcAAGATTAg GTTGTCAAATAATACTGACAAAAGAATTGGAGGGCATGGAACTGCAACTGCCACAAATAACTCGAAACTTTTATGTTGATGGGCATACACCAACACCtcattaa
- the LOC100119156 gene encoding methylosome subunit pICln — protein MVVLSNFLAPQEGIRHEEQQTTLYINDREVGKGTLYITESLLSWVNNDTRQGFSLEYPHISLHAISRDEQVHPRQCLYVMVDAKVDFPDSPTLQSNNDSNESNNTNEKNNDDNDDDSDDDDSDAPITEMRFAPDNTNSLDAMFQAMNECQALHPDPQDSFSDAEEDIYEDAEEDDFEYYEAGAGDAPYIIPAEEVGASHNGTEAEEAMEVEAGQFEDAEEDP, from the exons ATGGTTGTACTGAGCAATTTTCTGGCACCTCAGGAAGGAATTCGCCATGAAGAGCAACAAACAACACTATACATCAACGACAGAGAAGTTGGCAAAGGAACTTTATACATCACGGaaag TTTGCTGTCATGGGTCAACAACGACACTCGACAGGGTTTCTCTTTGGAATATCCTCATATATCCTTACACGCTATTTCTCGAGATGAGCAAGTTCATCCCAGGCAATGTCTGTATGTAATGGTCGATGCCAAAGTAGACTTTCCag ATTCTCCAACATTACAGTCAAATAATGATAGCAATGAAAGCAATAACACAAATGAAAAGAACAACGATGACAACGACGATGACTCTGATGATGATGACTCTGATGCACCGATTACCGAAATGAGATTTGCACCAGATAACACAAATAGTTTAGATGCTATGTTTCAAGCCATGAATGAGTGTCAAGCACTTCATCCAGACCCTCAAGACAGCTTTTCTGATG CTGAAGAAGATATTTATGAAGATGCAGAGGAAGACGACTTTGAGTATTATGAAGCAGGTGCAGGAGATGCTCCATACATTATACCCGCAG aGGAAGTTGGGGCAAGCCATAACGGTACTGAAGCAGAAGAGGCTATGGAGGTTGAAGCAGGTCAATTTGAAGATGCTGAAGAAGATCCTTAA
- the LOC100119197 gene encoding regulator of nonsense transcripts 2, which produces MSETTQESSSNENAEADAISEEDRKFFQDYLKETEQRLAAKEEIRAGNVNVIRPPDSHFSKLDSSLKRNTTFVKKLKTFSGTQLDMFLKDMVNLNLTKYVSEVATALVDAKLKMTDVAPAIKACSVLHQTYAEFSTHFFENWQKILSFKVGDKITNPSKLRIDLRFYAELINAGIFTHKQGLPLLGSVLTVLINMDKEEHNNASIILSFCRHCGEDYAGLVPKRIRELSEKLNIALPKSKLLTPDKQQNVKSLLRDYYNSLCKHLFKEHKELQAFEKQNRKILQTRGELSSERKEKLEALQLSYERLLSSVQSFSDTLDEPMPELPVDNEVKTETEESLKMISEGEENSIMEDMWGDEETRRFYEVLTDLSVFLPGSYAKEPPKQEKADAAITEEVLDEDLTFEELEEVEKPAEEVEAEVEEPQVSNISNKILLDAFLSHLPNCVNREMIDNAAVDFLMNLNTKHNKRKLIKALFGVSRIRLDLLPFYSRLAAILQPVMPEVGNELCLMLKHDFKYHVHKKDQINIESKIKVVRYIGELVKFKLYSKIEALYCLKVLLHDFTHHHIEMACNLLETCGRFLFCSADSHQRTKVYLEQMMRKKAVTALDSRYVTIIENAYYFVNPPESTGNVARKDRPPVHEFIRKLLYQELSKTNTDKVLKWMRKLDWEDEALASYAIKCLTAAHNVKYLNIRCVGSLLAGLVAHYEAVGPLVVDGVLEDIRLCMEINLPKYNQRRIAMVKYLGELYNYRMVESADIFRTLYLLITFGVSTEHAAAPSPLDPPEHLFRIRLVCTLLETCGQYFSGGSSKKRLDYFLVFFQHYYCFKRADPVWSQSSDNPFPVGIDYMFRDTLAMLRPKMRLFESLKEAQVAVEELRATLYPNLCSSSELAATAEHQEEPEGGPGDMSSIPELPEDELATDKPAEHLHFEEDLSEAQSEEEDWTNEANERDERDERDERDERLQGTQDNDNTQGEQSLSEGCCPNGAGGGVLMDTSELVAALPAAPKRLHCPEDDDFLSALDKMVSDNIQDRMRDAVKPQQVDISVPLHVKSTKKTYEQLQEGPSDSSTMDFVLMLRKGNKQQYKNLAVPVSSELAMNLRNREQEQKEEKERVKRLTLNITERQEEEDYQEAINQGTRPVTVNLNRERRQKYNHPKGAPDADLIFGPKKIR; this is translated from the coding sequence ATGTCAGAAACAACACAAGAATCCTCTTCCAATGAGAATGCCGAGGCGGATGCTATTTCTGAAGAAGATCGCAAATTTTTTCAAGATTACCTCAAAGAAACAGAGCAGCGACTTGCAGCTAAGGAAGAAATACGAGCGGGAAATGTCAATGTAATACGACCACCTGACTCTCACTTTAGTAAACTGGACTCTAGTCTTAAAAGAAATACAACATTTGTCAAGAAATTGAAGACATTTAGTGGTACTCAATTGGATATGTTTTTGAAGGACATGGTTAATTTAAATCTCACCAAATATGTCAGCGAAGTTGCAACAGCGCTGGTAGATGCCAAACTCAAAATGACAGACGTCGCTCCTGCAATAAAAGCCTGCAGTGTCCTGCATCAAACATACGCCGAGTTTTCCACACATTTTTTTGAGAATTGGCAAAAAATTCTGTCCTTCAAGGTAGGCGATAAAATTACCAACCCTAGTAAGCTTAGGATAGATTTGAGGTTTTATGCGGAGCTTATAAACGCTGGTATTTTCACGCATAAACAAGGACTTCCTCTTCTGGGCTCAGTGTTGACAGTTTTAATTAACATGGACAAAGAGGAGCACAACAATGCCAGCATAATCTTGAGTTTTTGCCGTCACTGTGGAGAAGATTATGCTGGTCTTGTGCCGAAAAGAATTAGGGAACTATCGGAAAAGTTAAATATAGCCTTACCAAAGAGTAAGCTCCTCACTCCAGATAAGCAGCAAAATGTCAAATCATTATTACGGGACTACTACAACTCTCTTTGCAAGCACTTGTTCAAGGAGCACAAGGAGCTGCAAGCATTCGAGAAACAGAATAGGAAAATCTTACAAACAAGGGGAGAATTGAGCAGCGAAAGAAAGGAGAAACTCGAAGCTCTTCAACTTTCGTACGAGCGTTTGCTGAGCAGCGTTCAAAGCTTTTCTGACACCTTGGATGAGCCCATGCCTGAGCTGCCAGTGGACAACGAAGTGAAGACGGAGACGGAAGAGTCTCTGAAAATGATAAGCGAGGGAGAGGAGAACAGCATCATGGAAGACATGTGGGGCGACGAGGAGACGCGAAGGTTCTACGAAGTTTTGACAGACTTGTCGGTCTTTCTGCCAGGTTCCTATGCGAAGGAGCCGCCAAAGCAAGAGAAAGCCGATGCCGCCATTACGGAGGAAGTCCTGGACGAAGATCTGACGTTCGAGGAGCTGGAGGAAGTAGAGAAGCCGGCTGAAGAGGTCGAGGCGGAGGTCGAGGAGCCGCAGGTCAGCAACATCAGCAACAAAATCCTGCTGGACGCGTTCCTGAGCCACCTACCGAACTGCGTGAACCGCGAGATGATCGACAACGCGGCCGTGGACTTTCTCATGAATCTCAACACCAAGCACAACAAGAGAAAGCTGATCAAGGCGCTGTTCGGGGTGTCGCGGATTCGGCTGGATCTGTTACCGTTCTACTCGAGGCTGGCGGCGATCCTGCAGCCGGTGATGCCCGAGGTGGGCAACGAGCTCTGCCTGATGCTCAAGCACGACTTCAAGTACCACGTGCACAAAAAGGACCAGATCAACATCGAGTCCAAGATCAAGGTGGTGCGCTACATCGGCGAGCTGGTCAAGTTCAAGCTCTACTCCAAGATCGAGGCGCTCTACTGCCTGAAGGTGCTGCTGCACGACTTCACGCACCACCACATCGAGATGGCGTGCAACCTGCTCGAGACCTGCGGCCGCTTCCTCTTCTGCTCGGCGGACTCGCACCAGCGCACCAAGGTCTACCTCGAGCAGATGATGCGGAAGAAGGCGGTGACGGCCCTCGACTCGCGCTACGTCACGATAATCGAGAACGCCTACTACTTCGTCAACCCGCCGGAGAGCACGGGCAACGTCGCCAGGAAGGACCGGCCGCCCGTCCACGAGTTCATCCGCAAGCTGCTCTACCAGGAGCTCTCCAAGACCAACACCGACAAGGTCCTCAAGTGGATGCGCAAGCTCGACTGGGAGGACGAGGCGCTCGCGAGCTACGCCATCAAGTGCCTCACCGCGGCGCACAACGTCAAGTACCTCAACATCCGCTGCGTGGGCAGCCTCCTGGCTGGGCTGGTCGCCCACTACGAGGCGGTCGGGCCCCTCGTCGTCGACGGCGTCCTCGAGGACATCCGGCTCTGCATGGAGATCAACCTGCCCAAGTACAACCAGCGGCGCATCGCCATGGTCAAGTACCTCGGCGAGCTCTACAACTACCGCATGGTCGAGAGCGCCGACATCTTCCGCACGCTCTACCTGCTCATCACCTTCGGCGTGAGCACCGAGCACGCGGCGGCGCCCAGTCCGCTCGACCCGCCCGAGCACCTCTTCCGCATCCGGCTCGTCTGCACGCTCCTCGAGACCTGCGGCCAGTACTTCAGCGGCGGCTCGAGCAAGAAGCGCCTCGACTACTTCCTCGTCTTCTTCCAGCACTACTACTGCTTCAAGCGCGCCGACCCCGTCTGGAGCCAGTCGTCGGACAATCCCTTTCCCGTGGGCATCGACTACATGTTCCGCGACACTCTCGCCATGCTCAGGCCCAAGATGCGGCTCTTCGAGAGCCTCAAGGAGGCGCAGGTGGCCGTCGAGGAGTTGCGCGCCACGCTCTATCCGAACCTGTGCAGCTCGAGCGAGTTGGCCGCAACTGCCGAGCACCAGGAGGAGCCCGAGGGCGGCCCCGGCGACATGAGCAGCATCCCCGAGCTCCCCGAGGACGAGCTCGCGACCGACAAGCCGGCGGAGCATCTGCACTTCGAGGAGGACCTGTCGGAGGCCCAGTCCGAGGAGGAGGACTGGACGAACGAGGCCAACGAGCGCGACGAGCGCGACGAGCGCGACGAGCGCGACGAGCGCTTGCAGGGCACGCAAGACAACGATAATACCCAGGGCGAGCAGAGCCTCTCCGAGGGCTGCTGCCCCAACGGCGCCGGCGGTGGCGTGCTCATGGACACTTCCGAGCTCGTCGCAGCTCTACCCGCGGCACCCAAGCGGCTCCACTGTCCCGAGGACGACGACTTCCTTTCGGCCCTCGACAAGATGGTGTCGGATAACATCCAGGACCGAATGCGCGACGCAGTCAAGCCCCAGCAGGTCGATATCTCGGTACCGCTCCACGTCAAGAGCACCAAGAAGACGTATGAGCAGCTCCAGGAAGGGCCCTCCGACAGCTCCACCATGGACTTTGTACTCATGCTGCGCAAAGGCAACAAGCAGCAGTACAAGAACCTCGCGGTGCCCGTATCCTCGGAACTCGCGATGAACCTCCGCAATCGCGAGCAGGAGCAGAAGGAAGAGAAGGAGCGAGTTAAACGGCTAACGCTCAACATCACCGAGCGACAAGAGGAGGAGGACTACCAGGAGGCCATCAATCAGGGCACCAGGCCCGTCACTGTCAACCTCAACCGTGAGAGGCGGCAGAAGTACAATCATCCCAAAGGGGCCCCCGATGCTGATCTCATATTCGGACCCAAGAAAATTCGGTAG
- the LOC100119233 gene encoding sprouty-related, EVH1 domain-containing protein 1 isoform X1 — translation MNAFIHQRVSSERTVNGRFISILMWYLVYSAVCGNYLVRVRAQVMTRDDSSGGWVPLSGGGLANVSVRRRSIAFTGTHQPGTINGTSIPTTIAITPAPSTTNSAHSTGTITNSQGHGSLSNSPPAVPKRRYEYLIYGKRITDQSVVLSCTIKKDFEYNKVMPTFHHWRTGEKKFGLTFQTAADARAFDKGVRTAVQELLEGLAEQSSLSNENGQADGAGDDEVFMTLNLPVEPPEPRQSTDATPRGIVRIPNYHSQCSDLLDSHRPIHYIDSSSIVKMPPHHHSFHSQSQHQHHHPLESRTTDIASDNYPYVQLTTLNHEYLYPVIDDQQQQQQQQQHQYHKTERLDHSSSTGSLKKPDILAQQPTKASSGMTGKTGRANLRLRCKHCQELYTEQHNPRGACEYAPDPVRRGIATVSCLSCAQCMLYHCMSDAEGDFAQNPCSCSTEEGCSRRWLGLALLSLIVPCLWIYPPLRAVHWCGMSCGMCGGRHHPME, via the exons ATGAATGCATTTATCCATCAGAGAGTGAGCAGTGAGAGAACGGTCAACGGGCGGTTCATAAGTATACTTATGTGGTATTTGGTGTATAGTGCAGTATG tGGTAACTATTTGGTGAGGGTACGGGCACAGGTGATGACTCGGGATGATAGTTCTGGAGGTTGGGTTCCATTGAGTGGAGGAGGTCTGGCAAATGTCTCTGTCAGAAGAAGATCGATTGCTTTCACAGGGACACATCAGCCTGGTACAATAAACGGAACCAGTATACCTACAACGATAGCAATCACCCCTGCACCCTCTACCACCAACTCTGCGCATTCTACAGGCACAATTACAAACAGTCAAGGTCATGGTTCACTGAGCAATTCTCCACCAGCTGTACCAAAAAGGAGATATGAATATCTTATTTATGGAAAAAGGATCACAGATCAATCT GTTGTGCTTAGCTGcactataaaaaaagattttgaGTATAACAAAGTGATGCCCACGTTTCATCATTGGCGTacaggagagaaaaaatttggACTGACTTTTCAAACAGCTGCTGATGCACGTGCTTTTGATAAAGGCGTTCGGACTGCAGTTCAGGAATTATTAGAAG GACTTGCTGAACAATCTTCACTGTCCAATGAAAATGGCCAAGCAGATGGTGCTGGCGATGATGAAGTTTTTATG aCGCTTAACTTGCCAGTAGAGCCACCGGAACCACGTCAGTCGACAGACGCTACGCCTCGTGGCATAGTTCGAATACCGAATTATCATTCTCAGTGTTCAGATCTCCTGGATTCTCATAGACCCATTCACTATATAGACAGTTCATCGATTGTCAAGATGCCCCCTCATCATCACAGCTTTCATTCACAATCGCAACACCAACACCATCATCCGCTTGAGTCCAGGACGACCGATATTGCTTCCGATAACTATCCCTACGTACAGTTGACAACGCTCAACCACGAGTACCTGTATCCAGTCATAGACgaccaacagcagcagcaacagcagcaacagcatcaaTACCATAAAACGGAGCGATTGGATCACAGTAGCTCAACAGGATCGCTGAAAAAACCAGACATACTCGCTCAG CAGCCGACGAAAGCTTCTAGCGGTATGACAGGGAAAACTGGTCGGGCAAATTTAAGGTTACGCTGTAAGCATTGTCAGGAATTGTACACAGAGCAGCACAATCCGAGGGGTGCTTGTGAATACGCTCCAGATCCTGTGAGACGCGGCATCGCAACTGTGTCATGCCTATCATGCGCTCAATGCATGTTATATCACTGCATGAGCGACGCCGAAGGTGATTTTGCACAAAATCCTTGCAG TTGCAGCACAGAAGAAGGCTGCAGTCGACGATGGCTTGGGCTGGCCCTGCTGTCTCTCATTGTACCGTGCCTCTGGATTTACCCTCCGCTCCGGGCGGTCCACTGGTGTGGCATGTCTTGCGGCATGTGCGGCGGGCGCCACCATCCCATGGAATAA
- the LOC100119233 gene encoding sprouty-related, EVH1 domain-containing protein 2 isoform X2, which produces MTEASEDGNYLVRVRAQVMTRDDSSGGWVPLSGGGLANVSVRRRSIAFTGTHQPGTINGTSIPTTIAITPAPSTTNSAHSTGTITNSQGHGSLSNSPPAVPKRRYEYLIYGKRITDQSVVLSCTIKKDFEYNKVMPTFHHWRTGEKKFGLTFQTAADARAFDKGVRTAVQELLEGLAEQSSLSNENGQADGAGDDEVFMTLNLPVEPPEPRQSTDATPRGIVRIPNYHSQCSDLLDSHRPIHYIDSSSIVKMPPHHHSFHSQSQHQHHHPLESRTTDIASDNYPYVQLTTLNHEYLYPVIDDQQQQQQQQQHQYHKTERLDHSSSTGSLKKPDILAQQPTKASSGMTGKTGRANLRLRCKHCQELYTEQHNPRGACEYAPDPVRRGIATVSCLSCAQCMLYHCMSDAEGDFAQNPCSCSTEEGCSRRWLGLALLSLIVPCLWIYPPLRAVHWCGMSCGMCGGRHHPME; this is translated from the exons ATGACAGAGGCGTCGGAGGA tGGTAACTATTTGGTGAGGGTACGGGCACAGGTGATGACTCGGGATGATAGTTCTGGAGGTTGGGTTCCATTGAGTGGAGGAGGTCTGGCAAATGTCTCTGTCAGAAGAAGATCGATTGCTTTCACAGGGACACATCAGCCTGGTACAATAAACGGAACCAGTATACCTACAACGATAGCAATCACCCCTGCACCCTCTACCACCAACTCTGCGCATTCTACAGGCACAATTACAAACAGTCAAGGTCATGGTTCACTGAGCAATTCTCCACCAGCTGTACCAAAAAGGAGATATGAATATCTTATTTATGGAAAAAGGATCACAGATCAATCT GTTGTGCTTAGCTGcactataaaaaaagattttgaGTATAACAAAGTGATGCCCACGTTTCATCATTGGCGTacaggagagaaaaaatttggACTGACTTTTCAAACAGCTGCTGATGCACGTGCTTTTGATAAAGGCGTTCGGACTGCAGTTCAGGAATTATTAGAAG GACTTGCTGAACAATCTTCACTGTCCAATGAAAATGGCCAAGCAGATGGTGCTGGCGATGATGAAGTTTTTATG aCGCTTAACTTGCCAGTAGAGCCACCGGAACCACGTCAGTCGACAGACGCTACGCCTCGTGGCATAGTTCGAATACCGAATTATCATTCTCAGTGTTCAGATCTCCTGGATTCTCATAGACCCATTCACTATATAGACAGTTCATCGATTGTCAAGATGCCCCCTCATCATCACAGCTTTCATTCACAATCGCAACACCAACACCATCATCCGCTTGAGTCCAGGACGACCGATATTGCTTCCGATAACTATCCCTACGTACAGTTGACAACGCTCAACCACGAGTACCTGTATCCAGTCATAGACgaccaacagcagcagcaacagcagcaacagcatcaaTACCATAAAACGGAGCGATTGGATCACAGTAGCTCAACAGGATCGCTGAAAAAACCAGACATACTCGCTCAG CAGCCGACGAAAGCTTCTAGCGGTATGACAGGGAAAACTGGTCGGGCAAATTTAAGGTTACGCTGTAAGCATTGTCAGGAATTGTACACAGAGCAGCACAATCCGAGGGGTGCTTGTGAATACGCTCCAGATCCTGTGAGACGCGGCATCGCAACTGTGTCATGCCTATCATGCGCTCAATGCATGTTATATCACTGCATGAGCGACGCCGAAGGTGATTTTGCACAAAATCCTTGCAG TTGCAGCACAGAAGAAGGCTGCAGTCGACGATGGCTTGGGCTGGCCCTGCTGTCTCTCATTGTACCGTGCCTCTGGATTTACCCTCCGCTCCGGGCGGTCCACTGGTGTGGCATGTCTTGCGGCATGTGCGGCGGGCGCCACCATCCCATGGAATAA